In Halarcobacter mediterraneus, the genomic stretch AATTTAATAAAAAAATAAAGTCTTATAATAAAGTTGAAAAAGATTATGGAACATTAAATATTAGACCTGATTACAGAACTTCAAACAATGTTCCAAAGATTATTGGATACAGAGGAGAATTAAGATATAAAGTAAGTTCAACTAAAGCAAGTAATATTAATGAATTTATAAGTCAATTAATAGATTTAAAAAAAGATAGAGATACAAATATTATTATTAATAATTTAAGTTGGACAGTAAAAGAAGATAAATATATTAAAGCTCAAGAAGAATTAAGATTAACTTCAATTCAATGGCTTAGTAATTATGCAAATGAGTTATCAAATACTTTAAATAAAGAGTGTAAAATAAAAAATATAAGTATTAATACTAACTCATATAGACCAATTGCAAGAATGGCTTATAATTCAGAATCTTCATTTAGTACAAAAATTGCTGTTCCTGAATCAAATGAAGAAGAAGTATCAATTACTCCATCTTTTACTTTAGAGTGTAAATAATGATAATTTGTGCAGGGAGAAATGAAACTTTTAATTTCGCAAAAGAAATGGGAGTAGGATTAATTGAGACGGCAATTAATCTTACAAGACAATGTTTATTTGACAAACCTGATTTTTTACTTTTTATTGGAAGTGCAGGAAGCTATGGAAATCATGAAATTTTTGATATAGTAGAATCAAAAAGAGCAGCTAATATTGAACTATCATTTTTAGAAGACAACTCTTATACTCCACTTGATAATGTACTTGAATCAGAAAATAAAATGGTACGAAATGATACCATCATAAACTCTTCAAACTATATTTCTAAAAACTTTGAATTATCAAAAAACTTTAATGAGTATGGAATCGGATGTGAAAATATGGAGTTTTACTCTATTTTACAAGTAGCCAAAGAGTTTGAAATTCCAGTTGCGGGAATCTTTGTTATTACAAACTATACAAATGAAAATGCTCACGAAGACTTCTTAAAAAACCACAAAGCAGCAATGCAAAAACTAACTTCTTATTTACTAGAAAAACAAATTATTAAATAGTATTTTACAACAGCCTAATAAAATGTTTCTCTAGTTACGTGGGTGCAAGCTTGCACACCACTCCACTTTCAACACCGAAAAATGTAAAACTATTTACATTTTTTTTACGGTGTTTCACGTGAAACATTTTAACAAGAATATCATATATTAATATACATCTTTAATTTCTACACGACAGAACTACAACAATAATATAAACTAAGCTATTTATTTTAACTGTTACAAATAAAAGATTTTGTACACTTCAAAATAAGTTTAAAGCTTAAAAGGAAAGCTATGAGTACAATCTATGATTTCACATTAGATGAATTAAAAGAAAAATTAAAACCAAGCTTCAGAGCAAAGCAAGTTTATAATTGGATATATAAAAAATATGTAACATCTTATGATGAGATGAAAAATATCCCAAATGATTTAAAAGAGCAATTAAAAGAAAACTATGAAATAGATATTCTAAAAATAGTTAAAAAAGAAAAAAGTCTTGATGGAAGTATTAAATATCTTTTTCAATTAAAAGATAGACACACAGTTGAATCTGTTTTATTACTTATGAAAGAAAAAAAAGTAAATGAAGATGGTTCTATTGAAAGAGGAGAAAAATATACTGTCTGTATATCAACACAAGTTGGATGTAAAGTTGGATGCACTTTCTGTTTAACTGCAAAAGGTGGTTTTGTTAGAAACCTTTCAGTTGGAGAAATAGTAA encodes the following:
- a CDS encoding SIMPL domain-containing protein: MKKICLLAAVPALLFSFDVNFNKKFSKTLVQDTLTTNLSIVIKDDSEKKINKTLEKFNKKIKSYNKVEKDYGTLNIRPDYRTSNNVPKIIGYRGELRYKVSSTKASNINEFISQLIDLKKDRDTNIIINNLSWTVKEDKYIKAQEELRLTSIQWLSNYANELSNTLNKECKIKNISINTNSYRPIARMAYNSESSFSTKIAVPESNEEEVSITPSFTLECK
- a CDS encoding phosphorylase family protein, with protein sequence MIICAGRNETFNFAKEMGVGLIETAINLTRQCLFDKPDFLLFIGSAGSYGNHEIFDIVESKRAANIELSFLEDNSYTPLDNVLESENKMVRNDTIINSSNYISKNFELSKNFNEYGIGCENMEFYSILQVAKEFEIPVAGIFVITNYTNENAHEDFLKNHKAAMQKLTSYLLEKQIIK